Proteins co-encoded in one Bacteroidota bacterium genomic window:
- a CDS encoding T9SS type A sorting domain-containing protein — protein sequence MRKSYLIITSLFFISFIANAQWVSNFPSGVIRSMASNGPTVVAVGNGVHQTTDNGNSWTNIGMGLDVRTVCKEDNQLVGLMNNGGVYYYDGATWTSLGLSGVEIFSLKITTTLYAATSNGVYFYNGTWNQINTGIFGTVYCLEASGGFLYAGTTTGVYRTDEATINWTAVNAGLNYGSGVNSIAFQGSTMFVGTYGAGISYSFDLGNNWTQSNTGLADLFILSLNIQGTNIYAGTNSNGVYVSINEGASWSAYNSGLVPSTILALTSNATHVFAGNGGNGVWARPHNQSLGIKNDPKSDYSLTVFPNPSKGNVTLNSDNSIGIDAIEIYNMAGVKMFEKHFNANNASINIDLEQILSQGVYLIQITSGDKSTKRKLVLN from the coding sequence ATGAGGAAATCTTACTTAATTATCACATCCCTATTTTTCATTTCTTTTATTGCAAATGCTCAATGGGTTTCAAATTTTCCGTCTGGAGTAATAAGATCAATGGCAAGCAATGGGCCAACTGTTGTTGCCGTGGGAAATGGTGTTCACCAAACCACAGATAATGGAAACAGTTGGACTAACATAGGAATGGGATTAGATGTTAGAACAGTATGTAAAGAGGATAACCAGCTTGTTGGTTTAATGAATAACGGTGGTGTTTATTATTATGATGGAGCAACATGGACTTCACTGGGCTTAAGTGGAGTAGAAATATTTTCGCTAAAAATAACGACTACTTTATATGCAGCAACCAGTAATGGGGTGTATTTTTATAATGGAACCTGGAACCAAATTAATACCGGAATATTCGGTACTGTTTATTGTTTAGAAGCCAGCGGTGGATTTTTGTATGCTGGCACGACTACAGGAGTTTACAGAACTGATGAAGCAACAATAAATTGGACAGCTGTTAATGCAGGACTTAATTATGGCAGTGGAGTTAATTCAATTGCTTTTCAAGGGAGCACAATGTTCGTAGGAACCTATGGTGCTGGTATTAGTTACTCTTTCGATTTGGGGAATAACTGGACTCAAAGCAATACTGGACTTGCGGATTTGTTTATTTTATCCTTAAATATCCAGGGAACAAACATTTATGCAGGAACTAATTCAAATGGGGTATATGTTTCAATTAACGAGGGAGCCAGTTGGTCTGCCTATAATAGCGGATTAGTACCCTCTACCATTTTGGCCCTTACCAGTAATGCCACACATGTTTTTGCTGGAAATGGTGGAAACGGAGTTTGGGCCAGGCCTCACAACCAATCTTTAGGAATTAAAAACGACCCAAAGAGTGATTATAGTTTGACTGTTTTCCCTAACCCCTCAAAAGGAAATGTAACTTTAAATTCAGACAATTCAATAGGCATAGATGCTATTGAAATATACAACATGGCTGGGGTTAAGATGTTTGAAAAACATTTTAATGCAAACAATGCTTCCATAAATATTGATCTTGAACAAATACTTTCACAGGGAGTGTATTTAATACAAATTACTTCAGGAGATAAATCAACTAAAAGAAAATTAGTACTTAATTAA
- a CDS encoding caspase family protein, translated as MKNIFFLFLVLMFTTTSAQNMFEVNWEKRFGGGYEDQAKSIINSGDGAYVIAGWTKSLGNGGRDAMVVKVNATGNKIWEKTFGKEQDDVIYSAVLSPEGNYIMCGSTFNKQTEYYSWWVFAIDKNGTKLWENTYGGSEWDAAKAIISTTDGFVIAGVRKNRGDMDKEMTLMKINKKGVKQWECPLGVRYYDDEATSVAATVDEGFIVAGWSKKDSGPNKQIHLAKVDKRGHAEWQKTFGGEISDFAKSITPTNDGRFIITAASRSKTNGEEDIRVIKIDAKGELEWDLNYGGLYSDIPNAISSTDDNGCIIAGYTKSVGNGNENLFLMRLDRKGNIVWERFFVNYKWVSAESIAISDNGYTIAGWATSEDGDDSDLFIMNLTDNFDKQVNNYITENTKSGDTKTRDEIKKEAISKFKIDKVSFADYYSAPNKADITYRGGGDPLKGLNVTTKPKDNQFGEYYALIIGIDNYKGIWSPLKNAVRDAQTVEQVFKTVYKFDHVKTIYNEKATRANIIREMEWLIENVSPKDNVLIYYSGHGEFKKNLNKGFWVPVDASTNSTSAYISNSEIQTFLGGIPSRHTLLIADACFSGDIFRGNTMSVPFEQSEKYYAEVNALKSRQALTSGGIELVMDGGKDGHSIFAYYLLQALKENKNKYFDASQLYSKLKIPVVNNSEQTPSFNPIKSTGDEGGQFIFIKR; from the coding sequence ATGAAAAATATCTTTTTCTTATTTCTGGTTTTAATGTTTACAACCACTTCTGCCCAAAATATGTTTGAAGTGAACTGGGAAAAGAGATTCGGGGGAGGATACGAGGACCAGGCAAAATCAATTATAAATTCCGGGGATGGGGCTTATGTAATTGCTGGATGGACAAAATCATTAGGAAACGGTGGCAGGGATGCAATGGTTGTGAAAGTAAATGCAACTGGAAATAAGATTTGGGAAAAAACCTTTGGAAAAGAACAAGACGATGTTATATACAGTGCAGTGCTTTCTCCAGAAGGAAATTACATCATGTGTGGGTCAACATTTAACAAACAAACTGAATATTATTCCTGGTGGGTTTTCGCTATAGACAAAAACGGAACAAAATTATGGGAAAACACATACGGTGGAAGTGAATGGGATGCAGCCAAAGCAATAATTTCAACCACCGATGGATTTGTTATAGCTGGTGTAAGGAAAAACAGGGGTGATATGGATAAGGAAATGACCCTAATGAAAATCAACAAAAAGGGCGTTAAGCAATGGGAATGTCCACTTGGTGTGCGTTATTATGATGATGAGGCAACTTCGGTTGCAGCAACTGTTGATGAGGGATTTATTGTTGCAGGTTGGTCAAAAAAAGATTCTGGCCCTAACAAACAAATACATCTTGCAAAGGTGGACAAAAGAGGACATGCAGAATGGCAAAAAACTTTTGGTGGAGAAATCTCCGATTTTGCCAAATCAATTACCCCAACCAATGATGGGAGATTTATTATTACCGCTGCTTCTCGTTCAAAAACAAATGGAGAAGAAGATATCAGAGTTATTAAAATTGATGCTAAGGGTGAATTAGAATGGGACTTAAATTACGGTGGATTATATTCTGATATCCCTAATGCTATCAGTTCAACTGATGATAATGGCTGCATTATTGCCGGCTATACAAAATCAGTTGGAAATGGAAACGAAAATTTATTTTTAATGCGCCTTGATAGAAAAGGTAATATTGTTTGGGAAAGGTTTTTTGTAAACTATAAATGGGTTTCGGCAGAATCAATAGCAATCTCTGATAATGGCTATACAATTGCAGGATGGGCAACTTCCGAAGATGGGGACGATTCTGACCTTTTCATTATGAACCTTACTGATAACTTCGATAAGCAAGTAAACAATTACATCACTGAAAATACTAAATCCGGTGATACCAAAACAAGGGATGAAATAAAAAAAGAAGCCATTAGTAAATTTAAAATAGATAAAGTTTCTTTTGCCGATTATTATAGTGCTCCTAATAAAGCAGATATTACTTATAGAGGAGGAGGCGATCCATTAAAAGGGTTAAATGTTACCACCAAGCCTAAAGACAATCAATTTGGAGAATATTATGCCCTAATAATTGGCATTGATAATTACAAGGGAATTTGGTCTCCATTGAAAAACGCTGTTCGAGATGCACAAACTGTTGAACAGGTTTTCAAAACAGTTTATAAGTTTGATCATGTGAAAACCATTTATAATGAAAAAGCGACAAGGGCAAATATTATTCGTGAAATGGAATGGTTAATTGAAAACGTTTCACCAAAGGATAATGTTTTGATTTATTATTCTGGCCATGGAGAATTCAAAAAAAACCTCAATAAGGGCTTTTGGGTGCCTGTAGATGCCAGTACCAATTCTACCTCAGCATACATATCCAATTCGGAAATTCAAACCTTCCTTGGCGGTATTCCTTCAAGACATACACTACTTATTGCCGATGCTTGTTTTAGTGGTGATATTTTCAGAGGCAATACAATGTCGGTGCCCTTTGAGCAATCTGAGAAGTATTATGCCGAAGTAAATGCATTAAAATCCAGGCAGGCATTAACCTCAGGAGGCATTGAACTTGTTATGGATGGGGGAAAAGACGGACATTCAATATTTGCTTATTATCTTTTACAAGCACTTAAGGAAAATAAAAACAAATATTTTGATGCAAGCCAGCTATATTCAAAATTAAAAATTCCAGTTGTAAACAATTCAGAACAAACACCAAGTTTTAATCCTATCAAAAGCACAGGAGACGAAGGAGGCCAATTTATCTTCATAAAAAGATGA